The DNA sequence TAACATGTTCATCTACGTCTTGCTGGGCTCTGCGTGGCGATAGGCCAGCACGCGAACCTTTTCCAGCGTCACCAGGCCTTCGCCGATCATCGCGTCGATCTCGGGCAGCACCTCGGCGATGCGATCGGGTTTGTCGACGATCTCGATCACGATGGGCAGGTCCTCGCTGAGGCGCAGGATCTTGGCTGTGTGGATGCGGCTGTGCGCTCCAAAGCCCATCACGCCGCGCAGGACCGTCGCCCCGGCCAGCCCCTTGCTGCGAGCCAGTTGCACGATGGCCTCGTATAGCGGCTGGCCGTGATGCTTGTCGCTCTCGCCGATGAAGATCCGCAGCAGTTCGGCTTCCGATGGAAGATGCATGAGAGGCCCTTTCTTTCGTGCCGCGGACATCTTGTCCGCGAGCACCGCGGGCGTCTCGCCCGCGACACGTCTACTTCAGATTGCCCGCCCAGCCGCGTAGCCCACGAACATCGCCGCGATGCCGGTGATGTTCTGCAGAAGGATATTCCCGCCCGCGTAGAGCCATTGGCCCTCGGCCATCAGGCGCGACGTTTCGCCGGCGAAGCTGGAAAACGTGGTGAAGGCGCCCATGAAGCCGATCAGGATGATCGTTCTCAGTTCGGCGCTGATAGCCATCCGCTCGGTCCCCAGCGACCAGACGAGCCCGAACAAGAAGCACCCCAGCACATTGACCGCCAGCGTGCCCCAGGGAAAGATTGCCGAACCGGCTTCAGAGGGCGCCCACCGCTGCACCAGGCCGCCCAGCCCATAGCGCGCCAGCGTCCCCGCCGCCCCCGCCAGCGCCAGCCACATCAGTTTTTGAATCGCTGCAGTCACGTCGTAACTTATTACATGGCAAGTGCGGCTGGAATGCAACGGGGTTCAAGATGAGGATCTATTGACT is a window from the Planctomycetaceae bacterium genome containing:
- a CDS encoding CrcB family protein, producing MQKLMWLALAGAAGTLARYGLGGLVQRWAPSEAGSAIFPWGTLAVNVLGCFLFGLVWSLGTERMAISAELRTIILIGFMGAFTTFSSFAGETSRLMAEGQWLYAGGNILLQNITGIAAMFVGYAAGRAI
- a CDS encoding DUF190 domain-containing protein, producing the protein MHLPSEAELLRIFIGESDKHHGQPLYEAIVQLARSKGLAGATVLRGVMGFGAHSRIHTAKILRLSEDLPIVIEIVDKPDRIAEVLPEIDAMIGEGLVTLEKVRVLAYRHAEPSKT